tgggcagagctgggatggCACCTGGGTGTCCAGGCTGGGATGGGCCGGGAGGGGACAGGACCCGGGCATCCGGGACAGGGTGGGAGGGGCAAGGAAGGTACCTGCggggagagaggacctgggcgtCCAGGTGGGAAGGGGACCCAGGCACACAGGCCAAGCCGGGCTAACGCATGCCTTGCcgcaggggctgtgtggggccgCGGGCGGCGCCGGGGCAGCTGGAGGCTGTGCATGGGTGCGCGCAGGCGCTGCTGCGGGACGCGGCGCAGCCGGCgctgtgggagcagctggggcaaaTCTACGAGGCGGCACAGGACCTGGAGGAGGCGCTGCGCTGCTACCAGCAGGCCGCCCGCTACCAGCGTGACCACCCCTACGGGCCCCTGGCCACTCACATCGCCCGCCTCCAGCAGGTGCTTCCCTAATCCCTAATCCCTAACCAACCCTATGGGTGAGTCCATTGGGCACTTGGTAGGGGGACGTTGTGGAATGGGTGAGTCCATTGAGCTCTGGTTTGGGGGGAGTTCTGGGGTGGGTGAGTCCATTGGGTGCTAGACTGTGTGGGGGGATCCCTAGGTGCCTGGTGAGGGGGACGCTGTCtgtgtgccccccagccccctgacgcCCCGACtttgcccccaggcccagctgtggAGTTTCCATGCTGGCTCTTCCCACCACCGCACGAAGGCGCTGCCCCCATTGCAGCAGGTCTGGAACCTCCTGCACCTCGAGGTGAGGGGGCGGGGCATATTGTTTGGGCGGAGTTAATTTCTGTGTCATTGTTTCTCTGacctctgctcctccccccatcccaattGTAGAAGCGAAACTTCTCCATCAAGCGCAGCCCCCAACTGAAGCGCCCAGCACCACCCATGGAGCCCCCCGTGGTGCAGCCCGTGCCTCCCGCCCACCACGGCCATGGCCACGGCCACGAGGacctgcccagccctgtgaagaggaggaggagcaccaGCCCTGACCAGGTATGGCGGGGCTGCGGGGGGTAGGAAGGGGTTTTTTGGAGGGTAAAGGGGGACATAACTGTCTCTTTGACCCTTCCCATGTCTCTCCTTGTGGCCCGGCAGAGTGGGGCAGCGTGTAGCCAGCACCCGCCAGGGCCCGGTGCCCCCCACTACCAGCTGCCCAAGCCCGGGCTGTGGAACCCCATTCACGGCGAGCCATGGGGGCTCGAGCGCAAGAGCATCGTGGCCCCAGAGAGGCAGGTGagacctcctccccacccccccccccaaaaaatccccCCCTCCAGAGGGGGTTCAGATTGccctgagatgcagccagctctggggtggaacagaggGGACACAGTGCCCCCATATTGGACCTTGTACATAGTCTCTTCCCCCCAACATAGGAACCGAGGAACTCAGTcgcccaccccttcccctacccagCGCCGGCCTATGGTTCCCACCCGCCCCCCCACCGCCTGCCCGCCGTGGGGCCCAGCCCCCGCACGCCTCCGGCGCCCCCtggcccccgcccccccggaGACAGCCATGGCAGCCAGGCCCGCCCCACTGGAAGTGACCTTACAGAGAGCAGAGTTCCTCGGGCGCCGGCGGACTCGAGCGCTTCACCAGCAACCATCTCCTGCGTGCCTTACGCCCCACGCCCGCCCCCGCCCACGGGCGGCCCCGCCACCAGCACCACCCCGCGGGGGGAGCATGGCGCCAGCCTTGTGAGTTagggtggagggtgtgggggaaggggtctgTAGGGCCGGGCTGGTAAGATGAGGGGCGGTTTACAAGGTCCATAGGGCTCAGGTGGCATGATGGGGGGGTAGGGGGTACATGAGGTCTGTAGAGCATAGCAGACATGAGGGGGTATATGGCATCTGTAGGGCTTGGCTGGCATGATGGTGGTGGAGTACATGGGGTCCATAGGTCCAGATGGCATGATTAGGGGGAATACATGGGGTCTGTAGGGCATAACAGGCATGATGAGGGGGGTATGTGGGGTCTATAAGGCTTAGGTGGCATGATGGGGGGGTTACATGGGGTCCGTAGGGCCTGGctggtatggggtggggggaacattGGGGTCTATAGGGGAAGGCTGTCAGGTGGGGAGGATATATGAGGTCTGGAGCCCACCAGGAGTGGCCCCATCACACCACCCCCTGACCTGTCCCCTGCGCTTGGCTCCCCGCAGGGTCCAGACCGGTACCAAACCGTGGCCCTGGAGCCGTCGTCCACAGCCCCGGAGAGCATGGGCTGCCAGCCACCAccgccctgccccagcacccgagacccccctggcctggcctgtccccagcccacccctccccccgtgcCCTGGCTGAAGGCCCCAGCAGAGAGCAAGGCCGGGGGCAGGGACCCCTTGGACGAGATCCTCTTTGGGGAGCCCCCGCTGGGCCCCCGCACCTCTCCTGGCCCCCCCCGCCTCGGCTACCCGGATTCCAGCACCAGCAGCCGCGGAGGCCGGCCcagccccccgccacccccctgcaccctccccgccCGCCTACCACTGCCCCTATGGCAAGCAGGAGCCCCCAGTACCCCCCGACTTCTGGCTGGAGACGCCCCCCCGTGAACCACGGCCGCCAGAGCCTGGGGCCAAGCCCccgacccccagccccccaaataCCTCAGGAAGCttcagggcccagcccagccccccgccgccaccaccaccaacGCCGAGGGCTCCCTCATACCCAAAGACGCTGCCCTTGGAAGGGGCCCCCCCTGGAGCCGCCCGGCGCCTCTTCGACTTCCCTGGCTCGGCCCTGGACGACCAGTTCGAGGAGCCCCCCGAGATTCTACCTGATGGCCTGGCCAACATCATGAAGATGCTGGACGAGTCCATCCGgcgtgaagaggaggaggagaagaaggaaggGCAGCGCGAGGACCGGCCCGCAGCCCCCGCCTTCCTGCCCAGCCCGCCCCCCCTGGCCAGACCAAAGCCGCCGGCGTCCCCCTTTGAATACACCAAGGACAAGCCGGCGCCCCCGCAGCTCTACCCGTTCGGCAAGGCTGAGGAGCGCcggcctgcccccgccccacgtGGGCTCCTCAAGTCCCTGGCTGGCGCACTGGAGGTCCAGAAGCATTTGTATGGCGCCAAGGcccccccggccccaggccccacccccgGTGCTAACACGACCGCCCCGGTCGGTGCCATCCAGGTCTCATCATCTCAATACTCTACCTCAACACCAGCCTGGGCTGGAGGTGcccaggagaaggagaaggaaggcTCAGCGGAGCCACGGCCGCCCCGCACGGAGTCAGAGGTGCTGGAAGAGATTAGCCGGGCCTGTGAGACACTGGTGGAACAGGCGGGCCGGGAGCCCAGCCCGGTGGCCCAGCCCCCAACACCGCCGGCCACTccgcccccacctgccccccgggTCAAGGAGGAGGATGTGGCGGTGACAGTGGGGTCAGGGCCGCGGCGGCGTGACCGGGAGCACCGGCGGCACCGGCGCACTGGCCGAGATGGGGTGGGCCGGCGCCACCGCGACCCCAAGGGCAAGAGCCGCCGGGTCCTAGCCAACCTCGACTTGCAGAGCAGTGAGATCCACGCCCGGGATGGTGCTGCCAAGACCGAGATGGGCAAGGCCTCCAAGATGTCAACGTCGCCCCCCACCgcacccacaccccagcccctgccgcgCCCAGCCCGCAGGGAGGATGTTGGGGGTGGCCCGGCTGTGATGAGCTCTGCTGACCTTCTCAAGCTGCGCTCAGTCACCGAGGGGCCCCCTAAGGAGCTGAAAATCCGGCTCATCAAGGTGGAGAGTGGGGACAAGGAGACCTTCATCGCCTCGGAAGTGGAAGAGCGGCGCGTGCCCCTGGGCCAGCTCACCATCAACCACAGCGCTGCCGAGGTCGTCCGGGCTAGCAAGTGAGTACAAGAACCTAgatgcttggggcaggggggatggggtaCATATGATCCTGGCTGGACCCTTCCAAAGCTCAGAGTGAGGCCATACTCATCTTAACTCTAAAGGTTTGCAGTTGACTTTGAGGCTCATTGTCCCAAGACATCGAGAGCCCCCAAGCCGGGCCCGGGTAACACCGGGGGGGCCAAGAGTTGGCAACATCCTGGTGTCGGGGTTAAATGCCCTCGGGAGatctcccctggctgcagagagaGACACTCCCCCCTTCCAGGTCCTTGCTGATTTGAGCCTGGGATATATTTCCTTCTTGACCCTCGTCAGTCTGAGCCTGAACCAGCCACACGCTCCTGCTCCAAATGGGGCCACGTTCATAGGTGCTGTGTATGGCATGTACGGGATGCTTGAGATAGAGGCGTGGCCGCCCTTGCGATTGACAGATGCTTGGGAACCAATATCCTAAAGCAGGTTCTGATTGGGTTTGAGGAGAGCATCCTTGGAATTACGGCACTGGGGTGACCAAATAGATGCCTGGCTGGAGTGTGGGGGTCTTCATTGTTCAACAAGGGGTTGcatgggcctggggtgggggtgatcTAGGAGCAAGTATGCATACAGCGTGATATAAGCCCCTTAGCTCTCTTGGAGAGTGAGAGAAGAATTCTGCCACCCATGTCGCCAGCCAagattttgctgctttttttacgGACGGcacaaactttttactgactgctcagttttttttccctgacGTGTCTTGATGGACAGAGATTTTGAGTCACGTGAACGTGACTATTCCGTCAGGCTTGGCTGCGGTTAGAAGTGCCGGATTTAAACGTAGGACAACCACAGTacaaaagaaacccaaaacaaCATAGTTTGGTCGTTAAAAagttgccattaaaaaaaataacgtTTTTGGGTTGGCAGCTCTGTTTGATGTCAGCAGTGGTTGTATACtgtcctgccctcaccccattgGGGTGCCTTCTTCACCTCCACATCCTGATGCCCTCTGCCAGCCTTACTTTATCCCCTCCAGTCCTGATAAAGACCCCCCAAAGAGACCTACCTACAACGCAGACTAAACTGGGCTCATTGAGTCTGGAGCAGACAAGACTGAAgcgagatttgatagcagccgtcacctccctgaagggtggctccaaagggCATGGTGCTGGACTTTTCTtcgatgacagaacaagcagcaatgagctcaggctgcagcaagagaagttgaggttggatattaggaagatttttctcccaagcagggtagtaaagcactggagggTGGTAAAGCTTTTACAGAAGCTTCAAATATACGTGTATTTTTTACAGACAGGCATTTTTAGcctgtttggtttgggggtttttgggggttttttggtttttttactgacaatccaTATATTCATGGATGGTTGGCAGCCCTGCCTGGTGCCCGGAGCCACTGGAGGCTGGTGaggacctggcagcagggaatgggTTCTCCTCACTCTGCTCTGCTATGAGAGGAGATGAAAGGAGCCGGGGACTCTTGCCACTCTCCAGGGCTTGGGGCTAGGTTGCGCTGATGTTGGCAGTGAAACCCAGAGACTTTTGCTCCTGTttgggggttccccccccccgcattgAATTGGGGGTCAGGGGGGAGTTTTACCCCTGGCTCGCATCAGTCTGGATGTGGGGGATAGTGAGAGAAAAAGCCTGTGCCTGGGACCTCCTGAGTGCCTTTAACTCTCCCCTGAAGTGGCAGGATTTGGCCAGCCCCATTCCCTGGGGTAGGTTTGGGGGCTCTTGGGGTAATGGGATGTGTTGGGGTTGTTTTGAATGGGGGCTGATCCTGATCTCACTGCTTTGTAACCGTGGGACAGGCTGTGGTACGTCCATGGCTCCCTCCATCACTATGCAGGGCCCTTGGGGTCTTGGCTTCACCTGAAATGCCCCCCACTTTGTTCCTATAAATTGTAGGGACCCCctccaggtcccagccctgggagtttctgcccccagcctgacagtgctgccccctcccaggcaCGCCAAGGTGAAGGGCAAGTTCAAGGAGTCATACCTGTCGCCCGCCCAGTCTGTCAAGCCCCACATCAACTCAGAGGAGAAGCTGCCGCGGGACAAGCtcaacccccccacacccagcatcTACGTGAGtgactgggaggggaaggggggggcatggcctggggaAGGCCcatgggcagtggggctgggccggggAATTAAAAAGGAGGCACAGCCCAGGAACAAGGGGCCAGCGTGCTGGGGGCAGCCTCCAGGGGCCTGTTCTTACCCTCATCCTGCCTTTCCCCCCCAGCTGGAGAGCAAGCGGGATGCCTTCTCGCCCGTCCTGCTTCAGTTCTGCACTGACCCCAAGAACCCTATCACTGTCATTCGGGGGCTGGCCGGCTCCCTACGCCTCAGTGAGTGTCTGGCGGGGGGGGTCATGGGATGGCGTGGCCCCATGGCAGTCCCTATGGGGACTGAGGTTGGTGTAGGGGgacctg
This sequence is a window from Alligator mississippiensis isolate rAllMis1 chromosome 15, rAllMis1, whole genome shotgun sequence. Protein-coding genes within it:
- the KDM6B gene encoding LOW QUALITY PROTEIN: lysine-specific demethylase 6B (The sequence of the model RefSeq protein was modified relative to this genomic sequence to represent the inferred CDS: inserted 2 bases in 1 codon) — translated: MHRTVDQLGGRAGRDPFTLGGLSCSGAWTSCHSRPWLSGNRCSSSLGQSQLPAHLPAAHSAHVGHPSKPYYPPGGCVGPRAAPGQLEAVHGCAQALLRDAAQPALWEQLGQIYEAAQDLEEALRCYQQAARYQRDHPYGPLATHIARLQQAQLWSFHAGSSHHRTKALPPLQQVWNLLHLEKRNFSIKRSPQLKRPAPPMEPPVVQPVPPAHHGHGHGHEDLPSPVKRRRSTSPDQSGAACSQHPPGPGAPHYQLPKPGLWNPIHGEPWGLERKSIVAPERQEPRNSVAHPFPYPAPAYGSHPPPHRLPAVGPSPRTPPAPPGPRPPGDSHGSQARPTGSDLTESRVPRAPADSSASPATISCVPYAPRPPPPTGGPATSTTPRGEHGASLGPDRYQTVALEPSSTAPESMGCQPPPPCPSTRDPPGLACPQPTPPPVPWLKAPAESKAGGRDPLDEILFGEPPLGPRTSPGPPRLGYPDSSTSSRGGRPSPPPPXPAPSPPAYHCPYGKQEPPVPPDFWLETPPREPRPPEPGAKPPTPSPPNTSGSFRAQPSPPPPPPPTPRAPSYPKTLPLEGAPPGAARRLFDFPGSALDDQFEEPPEILPDGLANIMKMLDESIRREEEEEKKEGQREDRPAAPAFLPSPPPLARPKPPASPFEYTKDKPAPPQLYPFGKAEERRPAPAPRGLLKSLAGALEVQKHLYGAKAPPAPGPTPGANTTAPVGAIQVSSSQYSTSTPAWAGGAQEKEKEGSAEPRPPRTESEVLEEISRACETLVEQAGREPSPVAQPPTPPATPPPPAPRVKEEDVAVTVGSGPRRRDREHRRHRRTGRDGVGRRHRDPKGKSRRVLANLDLQSSEIHARDGAAKTEMGKASKMSTSPPTAPTPQPLPRPARREDVGGGPAVMSSADLLKLRSVTEGPPKELKIRLIKVESGDKETFIASEVEERRVPLGQLTINHSAAEVVRASKHAKVKGKFKESYLSPAQSVKPHINSEEKLPRDKLNPPTPSIYLESKRDAFSPVLLQFCTDPKNPITVIRGLAGSLRLNLGLFSTKTLVEASGEHAVEVRTQVQQPSDENWDLSGTRQVWPCESSRSHTTIAKYAQYQASSFQESLQEEKDSDEEETEEPDSTTETPPSNPDQKSHQIIKFGTNIDLSDAKRWKPQLQELLKLPAFMRVSSTGNMLSHVGHTILGMNTVQLYMKVPGSRTPGHQENNNFCSVNINIGPGDCEWFAVHEHYWQTISAFCDRHSVDYLTGSWWPILEDLYQANIPVYRFVQRPGDLVWINAGTVHWVQATGWCNNIAWNVGPLTAYQYQLALERYEWNEVKNVKSIVPMIHVSWNVARTVKISDPDLYRMIKYCLMQSIKHCQVQREGLLRAGKKIAYQGRVKDEPAYYCNECDVSSTPGPGARPRGPAHHGRETGEGLSLSPGVLGAAMLHQWGRKPSPRWLCPFRIQFL